The following are encoded in a window of Streptomyces griseiscabiei genomic DNA:
- the txtA gene encoding thaxtomin non-ribosomal peptide synthetase TxtA, giving the protein MSHLTGEDLPEGALATTWPSLLEARVADTPDAIALVAGDTALTYAQFNARANRLARWLKYLGAGPERSVGLVLGRSADFFLCATAVLKCGAAYLPLDPNYPVERLSFMARDAAPVVLVTTSDVRGDLLGQLPTGSLVVLDDEATEDVLRRLPDHDMEDGERLEPLRPASPAYIIYTSGSTGIPKGVVVTHQGVASLIATQRRRLAVTGASRVLAFSSPSFDASFWEMSMALLAGAALVVGRPGRLLPDAELAALIADHGVTHVTLPPSVAGALGPDMLPPSVTLVVAGEACPAALVQRWRPHRTMVNAYGPTESTVCATMSDPLADDVAPPVGRAVDGTRIHVLDDRLAPVVPGAVGEIYIAGHSLARGYLERPGLTAQRFVADPFGPAGSRMYRSGDLGRWTRSGDLEFVGRADDQVKVRGFRIEPGEIESVIAGCRGVRQAAVVLREDRPGEPYLAAYVIPENAAADEAAGEEPDGQLDAWRRLYDDLYGRADTADFGEDFSGWVSSYGGRPIEGMREWREQTVRQIRELAPRRVLEIGCGSGLLLSQLAGDCESYWGTDISGALIERLRGQVAERPGLADRVVLHQLSAHELGSLPSGGFDTVVLNSVIQYFPSGDYLFDLLREVSRLLVPGGAVFLGDVRNLRLLRTFHAGGLLAAATHTDTPQTVCAAIDRAMAQEKELLVDPEFFTTAVGALPGMTLESCTLKRGGYDNELSRYRYEVVLRKHAGPADDTGPTDDAGPVVRLRWDGEMASLADVADRLRRGKPERLCVTGIPNGRVAGEHAATLALFDRRPLHEVLSLGQAPAGVAPEDLRRLGAELGYRVDCTWSSEDDALIDASFTRAGALVPRPAPRTDAEPDGFSPARFTNRPAFARPDSQTMASLPGQVAAKLPAFMVPEVFVPLDRLPVTVNGKLDRGALPRPRRAAHASGRPPRTAREEVLAAIFADVLATADVTADSDFFAVGGNSLLATRLAAEVRRRLNTEMPLSWLFESPTVGALAARFDAGDEARPLPVPSEYASGSTAPLSAQQMQMWHEYRRSLCRDMFNVPLSQRLTGAVDAEALRAALADVVTRHVPLRTLVQDDGSGPCAVITEATADDIPWTETRTTPERLSEDLAHAARRHFDLETEIPLRAVLFTLGPDESVLLLVMHHIAADGWSFGPLLEDLVRAYRARTEGRAPQWEPLSFGYLDYVAWQRRLLGATDDPSDVALRQAEYWRKTLHGADDRPVLETDSPAPAQQDFAGRSLDLPLEVGGHRVLTAAAREHGVTVFMILHAALVALLARRGAGGDVTVVTAVAGRTDTQFEPLVGLFANTLALRTDTSGNPTFRELLDRVRVTDLGAYAHQDLLFERLADVPPPQVSLVLRTVAAPPADLPGLTISPGPRPASESARYPVLWTVEHLASAADGGTLRSHIQYQSGLLRDDTVVRLAQQYEVVLSLLLKDPDLRVQDLPLQ; this is encoded by the coding sequence GTGTCGCACCTGACCGGTGAAGATCTCCCGGAGGGAGCGCTCGCCACGACGTGGCCGAGTCTCCTCGAAGCGCGGGTGGCCGACACACCTGACGCCATCGCGCTCGTCGCCGGGGACACGGCGCTCACGTACGCGCAGTTCAATGCCCGTGCGAACCGGCTCGCCCGGTGGCTGAAGTACCTCGGCGCCGGGCCGGAGCGGTCGGTCGGGCTGGTGCTGGGCAGGTCCGCGGACTTCTTCCTGTGCGCGACGGCCGTGCTCAAGTGCGGGGCCGCGTACCTGCCGCTGGATCCGAACTACCCCGTGGAGCGACTGTCCTTCATGGCCCGGGACGCAGCACCCGTGGTGCTGGTGACGACGTCGGACGTCCGGGGCGACCTTCTGGGCCAGCTGCCCACCGGCAGCCTCGTGGTACTGGACGACGAGGCCACCGAGGACGTACTGCGCCGTCTGCCGGACCACGACATGGAGGACGGGGAACGTTTGGAGCCACTGCGCCCCGCGAGTCCCGCCTACATCATCTACACCTCCGGCTCCACGGGGATCCCCAAGGGAGTCGTCGTCACCCACCAAGGCGTCGCGAGCCTGATCGCGACCCAGCGTCGTCGCCTCGCCGTCACCGGCGCCTCACGCGTGCTCGCCTTCTCGTCCCCGAGTTTCGACGCCAGTTTCTGGGAGATGTCGATGGCGCTGCTGGCCGGGGCCGCGCTCGTGGTCGGCAGGCCGGGGCGGCTGCTGCCCGACGCCGAACTGGCCGCGTTGATCGCGGACCACGGAGTCACTCATGTCACTCTCCCGCCCTCGGTCGCGGGTGCGCTGGGCCCCGACATGCTGCCTCCGAGCGTGACGCTGGTCGTCGCGGGCGAAGCGTGCCCGGCGGCTCTCGTGCAGCGCTGGCGCCCGCACCGGACGATGGTGAACGCCTACGGCCCGACGGAGTCCACCGTCTGCGCCACCATGAGCGATCCGCTGGCCGACGACGTGGCGCCGCCGGTCGGCCGGGCGGTGGACGGCACCCGGATCCATGTCCTCGACGACCGCCTCGCACCGGTTGTGCCGGGAGCGGTCGGCGAGATCTACATCGCGGGGCACAGCCTGGCACGCGGGTACCTCGAGCGGCCGGGTCTGACCGCGCAGCGGTTCGTGGCGGACCCCTTCGGCCCGGCCGGCAGCCGTATGTACCGCAGCGGTGACCTCGGCCGCTGGACCCGTTCAGGAGACCTGGAGTTCGTCGGCAGGGCGGACGACCAGGTCAAGGTACGCGGCTTCCGTATCGAGCCGGGCGAGATCGAATCCGTCATCGCCGGGTGCCGCGGGGTCCGGCAGGCCGCCGTCGTCCTGCGTGAGGACCGGCCCGGAGAGCCATACCTCGCCGCCTACGTCATACCCGAGAACGCGGCCGCCGACGAGGCGGCCGGCGAGGAACCGGACGGTCAACTCGATGCCTGGCGACGGCTCTACGACGATCTGTACGGCCGAGCCGACACCGCCGACTTCGGCGAGGACTTCTCCGGCTGGGTGAGCAGTTATGGCGGGCGGCCGATCGAGGGGATGCGCGAATGGCGTGAGCAGACCGTGCGGCAGATCCGCGAACTGGCTCCGCGCCGCGTACTGGAGATCGGCTGCGGTTCCGGTCTGCTGCTCTCGCAGCTGGCGGGTGACTGCGAAAGCTACTGGGGCACCGACATCTCCGGGGCCCTGATCGAGCGGCTGCGCGGGCAGGTCGCCGAGCGCCCCGGCCTCGCGGACCGGGTCGTCCTGCATCAGCTCTCCGCCCATGAGCTGGGGAGTCTGCCCAGCGGCGGCTTCGACACCGTCGTGCTCAACTCCGTGATCCAGTACTTTCCCTCAGGCGATTACCTGTTCGACCTACTGCGCGAGGTGTCCCGGCTCCTGGTACCCGGGGGCGCGGTGTTCCTCGGCGACGTCCGTAACCTTCGTCTGCTGCGCACCTTCCACGCCGGGGGGCTGCTGGCGGCGGCCACGCACACCGACACTCCGCAGACGGTCTGCGCGGCGATCGACCGGGCCATGGCGCAGGAGAAGGAACTGCTCGTGGACCCGGAGTTCTTCACGACGGCCGTCGGCGCGCTGCCCGGCATGACGCTGGAGTCGTGCACGCTCAAACGGGGCGGGTACGACAACGAACTCAGCCGCTATCGCTACGAGGTGGTGCTGCGCAAGCATGCCGGGCCTGCCGATGACACCGGGCCCACGGACGACGCGGGGCCGGTCGTGCGACTGCGGTGGGACGGCGAGATGGCGAGCCTGGCCGACGTCGCCGATCGGCTGCGTCGTGGGAAACCGGAGCGGTTGTGCGTCACCGGGATCCCCAACGGCCGGGTGGCCGGCGAGCATGCCGCGACACTCGCGCTGTTCGACCGGCGCCCCCTGCACGAGGTGCTGTCCCTGGGGCAGGCTCCGGCGGGCGTGGCACCGGAGGACCTGCGCCGGCTGGGCGCGGAACTGGGCTACCGGGTCGACTGCACCTGGTCGTCCGAGGACGACGCCCTGATCGACGCTTCCTTCACACGCGCCGGAGCGCTCGTGCCGCGTCCCGCCCCCCGGACCGACGCGGAGCCGGACGGTTTCTCCCCGGCCCGGTTCACCAACAGGCCGGCGTTCGCCCGCCCCGACTCCCAGACGATGGCCTCTCTTCCCGGGCAGGTCGCGGCGAAGCTGCCGGCCTTCATGGTCCCGGAGGTCTTCGTCCCGCTCGACAGGCTGCCGGTCACGGTGAACGGAAAGCTCGACCGCGGCGCCCTGCCCCGGCCGCGGCGCGCCGCCCATGCCTCGGGACGTCCGCCCAGGACCGCCCGCGAGGAGGTACTGGCGGCGATCTTCGCCGACGTACTCGCGACAGCCGACGTCACAGCCGACAGCGACTTCTTCGCCGTCGGCGGCAACTCCCTGCTGGCCACCCGACTCGCCGCCGAGGTCCGGCGGCGCCTGAACACCGAGATGCCGCTGTCGTGGCTGTTCGAGTCGCCCACCGTCGGCGCGCTCGCCGCCCGCTTCGACGCGGGGGACGAGGCCAGGCCGCTGCCCGTGCCGAGCGAGTACGCCTCCGGCAGCACGGCGCCGTTGTCGGCCCAGCAGATGCAGATGTGGCACGAGTACCGCCGAAGCCTGTGTCGCGACATGTTCAACGTGCCGCTGTCGCAGCGGCTGACCGGTGCCGTCGACGCCGAGGCACTGCGCGCCGCCCTCGCCGATGTCGTCACCCGGCACGTTCCGCTGCGCACGCTCGTCCAGGACGACGGCAGCGGTCCGTGTGCGGTGATCACGGAAGCCACCGCGGACGACATCCCATGGACGGAGACCAGGACCACGCCCGAGCGGCTGTCCGAGGATCTCGCGCACGCCGCCCGCCGCCACTTCGACCTCGAGACCGAGATCCCGCTGCGGGCCGTACTGTTCACGCTCGGCCCGGACGAGTCCGTACTGCTGCTGGTCATGCATCACATCGCCGCCGACGGCTGGTCCTTCGGCCCCCTGCTGGAGGACCTGGTCCGCGCCTACCGCGCCCGGACCGAGGGGCGCGCACCACAGTGGGAGCCGCTGTCCTTCGGCTACCTCGACTACGTCGCCTGGCAGCGCCGGCTGCTCGGCGCCACGGACGACCCGAGCGACGTCGCGCTGCGCCAGGCGGAGTACTGGAGGAAGACGCTGCACGGTGCCGACGACAGGCCGGTCCTGGAGACCGACAGCCCGGCGCCGGCCCAGCAGGACTTTGCCGGCAGGTCCCTCGATCTTCCGCTCGAAGTCGGCGGCCACCGGGTGCTGACAGCCGCGGCCCGTGAGCACGGTGTCACCGTCTTCATGATCCTGCACGCCGCGCTCGTCGCACTGCTCGCCCGCAGGGGAGCAGGAGGGGACGTCACCGTCGTGACCGCGGTGGCCGGCCGGACCGACACCCAGTTCGAACCGCTGGTGGGCCTCTTCGCCAACACCTTGGCGCTGCGCACCGACACGTCGGGCAACCCCACCTTCCGCGAACTGCTGGACCGGGTCCGCGTGACCGATCTCGGTGCCTATGCCCACCAGGACCTGCTCTTCGAGCGCCTGGCCGACGTGCCACCGCCCCAGGTGTCACTCGTCCTGCGCACGGTCGCAGCTCCGCCGGCCGACCTGCCGGGCCTCACCATCAGTCCCGGCCCACGGCCGGCGAGCGAATCCGCCCGCTATCCGGTGCTGTGGACCGTGGAGCATCTGGCCTCCGCCGCGGACGGCGGGACGCTGCGCAGCCACATCCAGTACCAGAGCGGGCTGCTGCGCGACGACACGGTCGTCCGGCTCGCCCAGCAGTACGAAGTCGTGCTGTCCCTGTTGTTGAAGGATCCCGATCTCCGCGTCCAGGACCTCCCACTGCAGTGA
- the txtB gene encoding thaxtomin non-ribosomal peptide synthetase TxtB translates to MSMLPPGRSRTTASPAGAQAGPEFTPGLWGRLFEARVDAAPESTAINSASERLSYAELNRRANRLARLLIARGAGPESLVGLALPRSTDFVVAVAAVLKSGAGYFPMDPDYPPQRLAFMLADAAPMLVLTRSDIEPELPAEAASRTVVLDDPAVVRTLADCSAADVADDERGAPLRTRHPAYVIYTSGSTGTPKGVVLTHHGIASLVGSHARDLGIGPSSRLLLFSSPSFDGAFWDVSMALLTGATLVVAPRERLLPGPEFSALAAEEGITHFTLPASTLAALPDGALPAGATVVNVGEACNSELVRRWSPGRLLVNAYGPTESTVSATMSGPLAGAGIPPIGRPLSDTRIHVLDERLRPVPPGAVGEIHIAGAGLARGYLGRPALTAERFVADPFGTPGERMYRTGDRVRVRDDGQLEFVGRVDDQAKIRGFRVEPGEVEAVLRDHPEVAQAAVVVREDTPGDQRLVAYVVPDHPAVRQADDTTSEHVEEWQRLYDEVYSAVGALPLGEDFSGWNSTYDGEPIPVPQMQAWRDATVDSIRALRPRRVLEIGVGTGLLLSRLAGDCEAYWATDFSAEVIETLGKKVDVDPVLREKVHLLHGPAHDLPGLPEGYFDTVVLNSVIQYFPSADYLVSVLREAARLLAPGGRVFVGDIRHLRLLRPLRSAVRLRSATRREASASAVRAAVEQDLVDEKELLLDPAFFAAVPRWIPQLRGVRTAVQRGTHHNELTRYRYDAVLIKEPVETGTAAPDAQTLTWGTDVSGLQELSGLLARTRTSLLLRGVPNSRILGEASAATALTTARSLDEPLRLLQEPAAGIDPEELHALGGGAGCEVHLTWSAQDPTRLDACFTPVGGEPGAVPLAESADSGRTSPGDHANQPTTHRTGNALMGKLPGYLAARLPAYLRPSAVVRIASLPLTVNGKLDRTALPRPALFPRADGQAPRTPREEILANLFADVLGLPGVPRDADFFALGGNSLLATRLVGRIAKHLEVDVPIAWIFETPTVEGLAGRTAPASRLRPLLLCRDENHAAVPLSHSQYGMWFINQLGGPASRIYNVPYCLRITGRVDTGALRTALDDVVARHEPLRTVFPDDGDGPRQRVLAPEDAAVVLHETDAAEDRLAGHLARAAAEPFELRTDLPLRARLFRHGQDRYTLLLLMHHITVDAWSLAPLTADLAHAYRARLGQRAPQWQPLPVHYRDYAVWHNEQAAEAQDRGSGFGRQLAFWERTLRGLPVETRLPADRSRPARPTYRGGTVHTHVEASLHQELLNCARETGATLFMVLHAALAALLTRLGGGTDIVVGTAAAARTDPALDDLVGLFANSVVLRVDTSGDPTFRTLLARTRAVDLDAFTHQEVPFDQVVDRVNPARHPARHPLYQTALVLHAPPGDGHRADSVTLTPEPPPNTGTARFDLMFNWDESRDSAGLAQGLTGRTEYSSDLFSQETVELLLERYLLLLSAAVRDPDARLHTLDILTEPERRAFSPRP, encoded by the coding sequence ATGTCCATGCTGCCGCCGGGGCGAAGCCGCACCACGGCCTCGCCCGCCGGGGCCCAGGCCGGCCCCGAGTTCACCCCCGGCCTATGGGGACGGCTCTTCGAAGCCCGTGTCGACGCCGCCCCCGAATCCACCGCGATCAACTCCGCGAGCGAGCGGCTGAGTTACGCCGAACTGAACCGGCGGGCCAACCGCCTCGCCAGGTTGCTCATCGCACGTGGCGCCGGCCCGGAGAGCCTGGTCGGTCTCGCCCTGCCGCGCTCGACCGACTTCGTGGTGGCCGTGGCGGCCGTACTGAAATCGGGCGCCGGCTACTTCCCGATGGATCCGGACTATCCTCCGCAGCGGCTGGCGTTCATGCTCGCCGACGCCGCTCCCATGCTGGTGCTGACCAGGAGTGACATCGAGCCCGAGCTGCCGGCCGAGGCGGCCTCCCGCACGGTGGTGCTGGACGACCCGGCCGTCGTACGGACCCTGGCCGACTGCTCCGCGGCGGATGTGGCGGACGACGAACGCGGCGCCCCGCTCCGGACCCGGCATCCGGCCTATGTCATCTACACCTCGGGTTCCACCGGTACTCCCAAAGGAGTGGTCCTCACCCACCACGGCATCGCCAGCCTGGTGGGCAGCCATGCGCGGGACCTGGGGATCGGGCCGTCCAGCCGGTTGCTGCTCTTTTCCTCGCCGAGTTTCGACGGCGCCTTCTGGGACGTGTCGATGGCCTTGCTCACTGGCGCCACGCTGGTGGTCGCACCGCGTGAACGGCTCCTGCCCGGACCGGAGTTCAGTGCGCTCGCCGCCGAGGAGGGCATCACCCACTTCACCCTGCCGGCCTCCACGCTCGCCGCCCTGCCGGACGGCGCTCTGCCCGCCGGGGCCACCGTCGTCAATGTGGGCGAGGCCTGCAACAGCGAGCTGGTGCGCCGCTGGTCGCCGGGCCGGCTGCTGGTGAACGCGTACGGACCGACCGAATCGACCGTCTCCGCGACCATGAGCGGACCGTTGGCCGGGGCAGGCATCCCGCCCATCGGCCGTCCGCTCTCGGACACCCGCATCCACGTCCTCGACGAGCGGCTCCGGCCGGTACCGCCGGGAGCGGTCGGAGAGATCCACATCGCCGGAGCGGGGCTGGCCCGCGGGTACCTGGGGCGGCCCGCGCTGACCGCCGAGCGGTTCGTGGCCGACCCCTTCGGGACGCCGGGCGAGCGGATGTACCGGACCGGCGACCGGGTGAGGGTGCGTGACGACGGGCAACTGGAGTTCGTGGGCCGGGTCGACGACCAGGCGAAGATACGGGGTTTCCGAGTGGAGCCCGGCGAGGTCGAAGCCGTGCTGCGCGACCATCCCGAGGTCGCGCAGGCCGCGGTGGTGGTCCGGGAGGACACTCCGGGAGACCAGAGGCTCGTCGCCTATGTCGTGCCGGACCACCCGGCCGTGCGGCAGGCCGACGACACCACCTCGGAGCACGTCGAGGAATGGCAACGGCTCTACGACGAGGTCTACAGCGCAGTGGGAGCGCTCCCCCTGGGGGAGGACTTCAGCGGCTGGAACAGCACCTACGACGGCGAGCCCATTCCCGTGCCTCAGATGCAAGCCTGGCGGGACGCCACGGTCGACAGCATCCGTGCCCTGCGACCGCGCCGGGTACTGGAGATCGGCGTGGGCACCGGGCTGCTGCTGTCCCGCCTCGCCGGTGACTGCGAGGCGTACTGGGCCACCGACTTCTCCGCCGAGGTGATCGAGACACTCGGCAAGAAGGTGGACGTCGACCCGGTGCTGCGGGAGAAGGTCCACCTGCTGCACGGTCCCGCACACGACCTCCCCGGCCTCCCCGAGGGGTACTTCGACACCGTTGTCCTCAACTCGGTGATCCAGTACTTTCCGTCGGCCGACTACCTGGTGAGCGTCCTGCGCGAGGCGGCACGCCTGCTGGCGCCGGGCGGCCGGGTGTTCGTCGGCGACATCCGGCACCTGCGTCTGCTGCGCCCGCTGCGCAGCGCCGTCCGGCTGCGCTCCGCCACCCGGCGGGAAGCCTCTGCCTCCGCCGTCCGCGCGGCGGTCGAGCAGGACCTGGTGGATGAGAAGGAGTTGCTCCTCGACCCCGCGTTCTTCGCCGCGGTACCCCGGTGGATCCCGCAGCTCCGCGGGGTACGCACAGCGGTGCAGCGCGGCACGCACCACAACGAACTGACCCGCTACCGGTACGACGCGGTGCTCATCAAGGAGCCGGTGGAAACCGGTACCGCTGCGCCGGACGCGCAGACACTGACCTGGGGCACGGATGTCAGCGGACTGCAGGAGTTGTCCGGCCTGCTGGCCCGCACCCGCACGTCGCTGCTGCTGCGCGGCGTGCCGAACAGCCGGATCCTCGGTGAGGCATCGGCCGCGACGGCGCTGACCACGGCCCGGTCGCTCGACGAGCCGTTGCGGTTGCTGCAAGAACCGGCGGCAGGGATCGACCCCGAGGAACTGCACGCCCTGGGCGGGGGCGCCGGCTGCGAGGTCCACCTCACGTGGTCGGCGCAGGACCCCACGCGACTGGACGCCTGTTTCACACCCGTGGGCGGTGAACCGGGCGCCGTCCCGCTGGCGGAGTCCGCCGACAGCGGCAGGACGTCGCCCGGTGACCACGCCAACCAGCCGACCACGCACCGGACCGGCAACGCCCTGATGGGCAAGCTCCCCGGCTATCTGGCCGCCAGGCTCCCCGCGTACCTGCGGCCCAGCGCCGTGGTACGCATCGCGTCGCTCCCCCTCACCGTCAACGGCAAGCTCGACCGCACGGCGCTGCCCCGTCCCGCCCTGTTCCCGCGGGCTGACGGGCAGGCGCCCCGCACTCCGCGCGAGGAGATCCTCGCCAATCTCTTCGCCGATGTGCTCGGCCTGCCCGGGGTGCCGAGGGACGCCGACTTCTTCGCCCTGGGCGGCAACTCGCTACTGGCCACGCGCCTCGTCGGCCGTATCGCGAAACACCTCGAAGTCGATGTTCCGATCGCCTGGATCTTCGAGACACCGACCGTCGAGGGCCTGGCCGGGCGTACCGCTCCGGCGAGCAGGCTCCGCCCGCTGTTGCTCTGCCGCGACGAGAACCACGCGGCGGTGCCGCTCTCGCACAGCCAGTACGGCATGTGGTTCATCAACCAACTCGGCGGACCCGCGAGCCGGATCTACAACGTGCCGTACTGCCTGCGGATCACGGGCCGGGTGGACACCGGGGCGCTGCGGACCGCACTCGATGACGTCGTGGCTCGTCACGAACCCCTGCGTACCGTCTTCCCCGATGACGGTGACGGCCCCCGCCAACGGGTCCTCGCCCCCGAGGACGCCGCGGTGGTCCTTCATGAGACCGACGCCGCCGAAGACCGTCTGGCCGGCCACCTGGCGCGGGCCGCGGCGGAACCCTTCGAGCTCAGGACGGACCTTCCCCTGCGCGCACGCCTGTTCCGGCACGGACAGGACCGGTACACGCTCCTGCTCCTGATGCACCACATCACCGTGGACGCCTGGTCGCTGGCCCCCCTGACGGCGGACCTGGCGCACGCCTACCGGGCGCGGCTGGGGCAGCGGGCCCCGCAGTGGCAGCCGCTGCCGGTTCACTATCGCGACTACGCCGTATGGCACAACGAGCAAGCAGCCGAGGCGCAGGACCGCGGCAGCGGCTTCGGGCGCCAGCTCGCCTTCTGGGAGCGGACGCTGCGCGGTCTTCCGGTCGAGACGCGGCTGCCGGCCGACCGGAGCCGTCCGGCCAGACCTACCTATCGTGGCGGCACCGTCCACACCCACGTCGAAGCCTCCCTCCATCAGGAACTGCTCAACTGCGCGCGGGAGACGGGCGCGACGCTCTTCATGGTGCTGCACGCCGCGCTCGCGGCACTGCTGACCCGGCTGGGCGGCGGCACCGACATCGTCGTCGGCACCGCTGCCGCGGCGCGCACGGACCCCGCGCTGGACGACCTCGTCGGGCTGTTCGCCAACAGTGTCGTCCTTCGCGTCGACACCTCGGGCGACCCGACGTTCCGCACCCTGCTCGCTCGGACCCGGGCCGTGGACCTCGACGCCTTCACCCACCAGGAGGTCCCGTTCGACCAGGTGGTGGATCGCGTCAACCCGGCACGCCACCCGGCACGTCACCCGCTCTACCAGACGGCCCTCGTCCTGCACGCACCGCCCGGCGACGGCCATCGGGCCGACTCCGTCACCCTCACCCCCGAACCGCCCCCGAACACCGGAACGGCCCGCTTCGATCTGATGTTCAACTGGGACGAGAGCCGGGACAGCGCCGGCCTCGCCCAGGGCCTCACCGGCCGTACCGAGTACAGCTCGGACCTCTTCTCCCAGGAGACAGTCGAACTGCTCCTGGAGCGGTATCTCCTGCTGCTGTCCGCCGCGGTCCGCGACCCGGACGCACGCCTTCACACCCTGGACATCCTCACCGAGCCGGAACGGCGGGCCTTCTCACCACGGCCGTAG
- the txtH gene encoding thaxtomin biosynthesis NRPS accessory protein TxtH encodes MPSPFDDHDGQFHVLRNEEGQFSLWPNFADIPSGWRSVSGPSPRGSALEYIEKEWTDMRPASVRE; translated from the coding sequence GTGCCCTCACCCTTCGACGACCATGACGGGCAGTTCCATGTGCTCCGCAACGAGGAAGGCCAGTTCTCACTCTGGCCGAATTTCGCCGACATCCCCTCCGGGTGGCGTTCCGTGAGCGGGCCGAGCCCCCGCGGAAGCGCCCTTGAGTACATCGAGAAGGAATGGACGGACATGCGCCCGGCGTCCGTCCGTGAATGA
- the txtC gene encoding thaxtomin biosynthesis cytochrome P450 TxtC, which translates to MESPATQVDPANSPLEPYHIYPEAKSCPVAKVGLWNGTPAHVFSGYEDVRTVLQDRRFSSDSRRPNFTELTPTLQSQAAAPPFVRTDNPDHRRLRGTIAREFLPKHIELLRPAIREIVQGVLDGLAETAPPQDMLEAFAVPVASATVFRLLGIPAEDRALLTRCVKGVVSAVGSEDEGAEVFRTLGEYIGGLVQDPSELPEDSLIRRLVTGPYQEKQLTFHETIGVILMLIVGGYDTTASTISLSLVSYALQPEKFSVVHEHPERIPLLVEELLRYHTVSQLGLGRIATEDVEVGGVTVRAGQMVVAALPLANRDESVFPNPDELDFDRPSVPHVGFGYGPHQCVGQALARVELQEAIPAVIRRLPGMRLACALEDLPFRHDMATYGIHELPMTW; encoded by the coding sequence ATGGAATCTCCGGCCACCCAGGTCGACCCGGCGAACTCGCCGTTGGAGCCCTATCACATCTACCCGGAGGCCAAGTCCTGCCCGGTGGCGAAGGTCGGTCTGTGGAACGGCACGCCGGCGCACGTGTTCTCCGGGTATGAGGATGTGCGGACCGTGCTGCAGGACAGGCGGTTCAGCTCGGACTCGCGCCGACCCAACTTCACCGAACTCACTCCGACGCTCCAGTCGCAGGCCGCGGCACCGCCGTTCGTACGCACCGACAATCCTGATCACCGGCGCCTGCGAGGCACCATCGCACGCGAGTTCCTGCCCAAGCACATCGAGCTGCTGCGCCCCGCGATCCGCGAGATCGTCCAGGGTGTGCTCGACGGGCTCGCCGAGACCGCGCCTCCCCAGGACATGCTCGAGGCCTTCGCCGTACCGGTCGCGTCCGCGACCGTCTTCCGGCTGCTGGGGATTCCGGCCGAGGACCGCGCGTTGCTCACCCGATGCGTCAAGGGCGTGGTCTCGGCGGTGGGGAGCGAGGACGAAGGTGCCGAGGTGTTCCGGACACTCGGCGAGTACATCGGCGGGCTCGTCCAGGACCCCTCCGAACTGCCCGAGGACAGCCTGATCCGGCGCCTGGTGACGGGCCCGTACCAGGAGAAGCAGCTCACCTTCCACGAGACCATCGGCGTGATCCTCATGCTCATCGTCGGGGGCTACGACACGACGGCCAGCACCATCTCGCTGTCCTTGGTGAGTTATGCACTGCAGCCGGAGAAGTTCTCCGTCGTCCACGAACACCCGGAGCGGATACCCCTGCTCGTCGAGGAGTTGCTGCGCTATCACACCGTCTCGCAGCTCGGACTGGGCAGGATCGCCACCGAGGACGTCGAGGTGGGCGGCGTCACGGTGCGGGCCGGCCAGATGGTGGTGGCGGCGCTCCCCCTGGCCAACCGGGACGAGAGTGTCTTCCCGAACCCGGACGAACTCGACTTCGACCGCCCGTCCGTGCCCCATGTCGGCTTCGGTTACGGACCCCACCAGTGCGTCGGCCAGGCACTGGCCCGAGTCGAACTCCAGGAGGCCATTCCCGCGGTGATCCGACGGCTGCCCGGCATGCGGCTCGCCTGCGCTCTGGAAGACCTGCCGTTCCGGCACGACATGGCCACCTACGGCATCCATGAGCTGCCCATGACCTGGTGA